The following are from one region of the Thermococcus cleftensis genome:
- a CDS encoding DUF58 domain-containing protein: MKKRLVGYVLWALILGTALLAPGMIALALVPLSVLALAALIDPPGKIEVRKRLSKREIRLGEEVEVEVEVSVGRGLGIVAVKDRLPRSTALTAGSNARAFFKGPKPLRVRYTYRIKPTLRGTYTLPRTEVTARNPLGTRYRWGIYGRELLLIAVPEMIRAVPVTGTRRKARISVPETSFSIRGPISTDFKEIRDYRTGDPMKLINWKATARTGRVLVNEFEREGKKAVLFIVDAREEMKVGTEGESPYEHAMKLVASTAHHYLRRDYHVGLYLLGARKFLPPTTGRRQLESIVRTMMDFERVPGEEESLSDAVERLKRALVQYSPLVIYVSNVLEGTKEDTTRGLRTVGRVERRRPVLVDVSVYPTLDERTGTLIELEKRAVLGELEGLAHVVRWVPGREDLGETLSKLLGEIA; encoded by the coding sequence ATGAAGAAGCGCCTGGTGGGGTACGTCCTCTGGGCACTGATACTGGGAACGGCCCTCCTGGCCCCGGGAATGATTGCACTAGCCTTGGTGCCGCTCTCAGTCCTGGCGCTGGCGGCGCTCATTGACCCGCCCGGGAAAATCGAGGTAAGGAAGAGGCTCTCGAAGCGGGAAATCCGGCTGGGAGAGGAGGTCGAGGTTGAGGTAGAGGTGAGCGTGGGGAGGGGGCTGGGGATTGTGGCGGTCAAGGACAGACTGCCGAGGAGCACGGCCCTCACCGCGGGAAGCAACGCCAGGGCATTCTTCAAGGGGCCAAAACCGCTGAGGGTTCGCTACACCTACAGGATAAAACCAACCCTGAGGGGAACCTACACCCTGCCGAGGACGGAAGTCACCGCAAGGAACCCCCTGGGGACGAGGTACCGCTGGGGGATCTACGGCCGGGAGCTGCTGCTTATAGCTGTTCCCGAGATGATAAGGGCCGTTCCGGTGACCGGAACGAGGAGGAAAGCCAGGATAAGCGTCCCCGAGACGAGCTTCTCCATAAGGGGGCCCATCTCCACGGACTTCAAGGAGATAAGGGACTACCGGACCGGCGACCCGATGAAGCTCATCAACTGGAAGGCCACTGCAAGAACGGGAAGGGTTCTGGTGAACGAGTTCGAGAGGGAAGGAAAGAAGGCGGTACTCTTCATCGTGGACGCGAGGGAGGAGATGAAGGTGGGAACTGAGGGTGAGAGCCCCTACGAGCACGCGATGAAGCTCGTGGCTTCGACGGCCCATCACTACCTCCGGAGAGACTACCACGTGGGCCTCTACCTCCTGGGGGCGAGAAAGTTCCTGCCTCCCACCACCGGGAGGAGACAGCTCGAGAGCATCGTCAGGACAATGATGGACTTCGAGAGGGTTCCAGGTGAGGAGGAGAGCCTTTCCGACGCCGTGGAGAGGCTCAAGCGGGCCCTCGTCCAGTACAGCCCCCTGGTCATCTACGTCTCCAACGTGCTCGAGGGGACGAAGGAGGATACCACCAGGGGGCTCAGAACCGTGGGGAGGGTGGAGAGAAGGCGCCCCGTGCTCGTGGACGTCTCGGTTTACCCGACCCTCGACGAGAGAACGGGAACCCTCATCGAGCTAGAGAAGCGCGCCGTGCTCGGGGAGCTTGAGGGCCTGGCCCACGTCGTCCGCTGGGTTCCGGGAAGGGAAGACCTGGGCGAGACGCTAAGCAAACTCCTGGGGGAGATAGCGTGA
- a CDS encoding DUF257 family protein, whose amino-acid sequence MAPHAVDSILFGLRPGETVLIEYSAVSSPELLLYLICRRCRARGTPLIIDDISDAFAESVIRLDLMGLELEGLRNAPVIKIGGSREIGRVFGRVEVDKYSLDFRYYNEIYEKIVPEEVVFNPVLGIHKLFIALERHEVMRLIRNISTFVGKKSRVALYFLNADIMERYSPELLSFFEETASTVIRWDFEGGKYRLRVIKAANASIVGSTASLSFKDISRQ is encoded by the coding sequence ATGGCCCCTCACGCAGTGGATTCGATTCTTTTCGGACTTAGACCGGGCGAAACGGTCCTCATTGAGTACAGTGCGGTTTCCTCCCCCGAACTTCTTCTCTACCTGATCTGCCGCAGATGCAGGGCCAGAGGGACGCCGCTCATAATCGATGACATCTCAGACGCCTTCGCGGAGAGCGTCATCCGCCTTGACCTCATGGGTCTGGAGCTCGAGGGCCTCAGGAACGCCCCGGTTATAAAGATCGGGGGTAGCCGCGAAATAGGGAGAGTCTTCGGGAGGGTTGAGGTGGATAAGTACTCCCTTGATTTCAGGTACTACAACGAGATCTACGAGAAGATAGTCCCAGAGGAGGTTGTTTTCAATCCTGTACTTGGAATCCACAAGCTCTTCATCGCCCTTGAGCGGCACGAGGTTATGCGGCTGATCCGCAACATCTCGACCTTCGTCGGGAAGAAGAGCCGCGTAGCGCTGTACTTCCTCAACGCCGACATCATGGAGAGGTACTCGCCCGAGCTGCTCTCGTTCTTTGAGGAGACTGCCAGCACTGTGATCCGGTGGGACTTCGAAGGGGGCAAGTACCGTCTCCGGGTCATCAAGGCTGCGAACGCTTCTATCGTTGGCTCCACGGCTTCCCTGAGCTTCAAAGACATATCGAGACAGTAG
- a CDS encoding phosphoadenosine phosphosulfate reductase domain-containing protein, producing MFALIARARKDAKALEYINERNYGGFLSVESLGGGRRKEEVLENLNEILEKPYVPILLLGEKEKDLMEELLPVLRESGKPFYARILRTKRVRNMRVDELHSNIEEIKARFRLGIEWRKAYLLNPENPFGVEINPDYDIYLATGEGFRKAMRSLLGVELGENSLVLRKKMNQEVYFSGPNRVAEVSKKLGVPTEVLWRCPCVEDVPLERLIDANRNYIEAFARASRAFLERFKEHDVIVPWSGGKDSTATLLLASEVFDEVTAVYVRMEHEMPMTDEYVERLAGKLGVNLIRVDVPMPLDKFGMPTHGNRWCTRKKVEALYSVVSEFEKPVLLVGDRDGESARRRLKPPVVERKTNSGTVLEAMPVKFWSGMMVQLFILMRGLELHPLYYEGFYRLGCTVCPSLAEWEVRLLEKMGVEKLPAGY from the coding sequence ATGTTCGCCCTCATAGCCCGCGCCCGAAAGGACGCGAAGGCGCTGGAGTACATCAACGAGAGGAACTACGGCGGCTTCCTGAGCGTCGAGAGCCTCGGCGGCGGCAGGAGGAAGGAGGAGGTTCTCGAAAACCTCAACGAGATCCTTGAGAAGCCGTACGTTCCCATACTGCTCCTCGGGGAAAAAGAGAAGGACCTGATGGAGGAGCTACTGCCAGTTCTGCGCGAGTCAGGAAAGCCCTTCTACGCGCGGATTCTGAGAACGAAGCGCGTCAGGAACATGCGGGTTGATGAGCTACACTCCAACATCGAGGAGATAAAAGCCCGCTTTCGCCTCGGAATCGAGTGGAGAAAAGCGTACCTCCTCAACCCGGAGAATCCATTTGGAGTCGAAATCAACCCCGACTACGACATCTACCTGGCCACCGGCGAGGGCTTTAGAAAGGCCATGCGCTCTCTCCTCGGAGTCGAGCTGGGTGAGAACTCCCTCGTGCTCAGGAAGAAGATGAACCAGGAGGTCTACTTCTCCGGCCCCAACAGGGTCGCCGAGGTCAGCAAGAAGCTCGGCGTTCCGACGGAGGTTCTATGGCGCTGTCCCTGCGTTGAGGACGTTCCCCTCGAACGGCTCATCGACGCCAACAGGAACTACATCGAGGCCTTCGCGCGGGCTAGCAGGGCCTTTCTCGAGCGGTTCAAGGAACACGACGTGATAGTGCCTTGGAGCGGGGGCAAGGACTCGACCGCCACACTGCTCCTCGCGAGCGAGGTCTTTGACGAGGTCACCGCAGTATACGTGAGAATGGAGCACGAGATGCCCATGACGGACGAGTACGTTGAGAGGCTCGCGGGAAAGCTCGGCGTCAATCTGATCCGCGTCGATGTTCCGATGCCCCTCGATAAGTTTGGCATGCCGACCCACGGCAACCGCTGGTGCACGAGGAAGAAGGTAGAAGCCCTTTACTCCGTCGTCTCGGAGTTCGAGAAACCCGTTCTTCTCGTCGGAGACAGGGACGGGGAGAGCGCGAGGAGACGGCTCAAACCGCCGGTGGTGGAGAGAAAGACCAACTCCGGAACCGTCCTCGAGGCCATGCCGGTGAAGTTCTGGAGTGGAATGATGGTGCAGCTATTCATACTTATGAGGGGACTTGAACTCCACCCTCTCTACTACGAGGGCTTCTATAGACTCGGCTGCACTGTATGTCCGAGCTTAGCGGAGTGGGAGGTAAGGCTGCTGGAAAAAATGGGAGTGGAGAAGCTCCCGGCCGGCTACTGA
- a CDS encoding alpha-amylase family glycosyl hydrolase, with protein MRSAVAALLAILLLLPLAGAYPVPERGVVYQVMVDRFYDGNASNNGPFYDPSRSDYRLYWGGDIEGLTEKLDYIASLGVSMIWVSPLNDNINRMASGSAPYHGYWTRDYKRIEEHFGTWEDFRELVEEAEKRGICIIVDYVPNHAGPATDGEFGSLYDNGTFVTHYYADAENATRNPYTGSVDGIYHHNGNINDWFGFQLKYANLFGLADFNQLNPWVDSYLTEGALLFADSGACGFRIDAVKHMDLGWLESFYLRLYSKGPLFIYGEYYSLSPDKTDDLYELYRYSNVSPVLNIPIREEIVRTFAVFGGLDALSEELEDYYSLFTYPNKQLNFLDSHDLVRFLNAAGRKDRVERFHMALALTMTLPGIPVIYYGDESYLVSGDGKGDPYNRPMMVFNNTTEAAHIIRTLAELRKTNDALAFGDFKTLYADYNTWAFERTFGSHKIFVVMNKGSPRNLTVSLDWGDGTYRDALSGAEMRVSGGEASLELPRNSFYVFHVEGEQGEPLIGSVTPYTAQPGQRVLIGGAGFGSSGRVIIGGVEARVISWNSTEILVEVPEVKTRKAWLDVVVETGGKASDPAKLRYYSGNDVPVLLVLNATNITGQLWIRGSLPELAEPRPLLKSSTGHYFTVVPLPNGTAFEVELYRGLRWENLEPTGLVYHGTANGTVVLEQGPLQSTTTAPEKTCGPAALLLIALLPLLRGRRQ; from the coding sequence ATGAGGTCAGCGGTGGCGGCTCTCCTCGCAATCCTCCTGCTCCTCCCCCTCGCGGGCGCTTACCCCGTTCCCGAGAGGGGAGTGGTTTATCAGGTGATGGTGGACCGCTTTTACGACGGAAACGCGAGCAACAACGGGCCCTTCTACGACCCCTCAAGGAGCGACTACCGCCTCTACTGGGGAGGCGACATAGAGGGACTCACGGAAAAGCTCGACTACATAGCCAGCCTCGGCGTCTCGATGATATGGGTATCACCCCTCAACGACAACATAAACAGAATGGCCTCCGGCTCGGCCCCATACCACGGCTACTGGACGAGGGACTACAAGAGGATAGAGGAGCACTTCGGAACCTGGGAGGACTTCAGGGAGCTGGTGGAGGAGGCTGAAAAGCGGGGAATCTGCATAATCGTTGACTACGTGCCCAACCATGCCGGCCCGGCAACGGACGGTGAGTTCGGCTCCCTCTACGACAACGGCACCTTCGTCACCCACTATTACGCCGACGCCGAGAACGCCACGCGCAACCCCTACACCGGTAGCGTCGATGGAATCTACCACCACAACGGTAACATAAACGACTGGTTCGGCTTTCAGCTCAAGTACGCCAACCTCTTTGGTTTAGCCGACTTCAACCAGCTCAACCCCTGGGTGGATTCATACCTCACCGAGGGCGCGCTTCTCTTCGCCGACTCAGGCGCCTGCGGCTTCAGGATTGATGCCGTCAAGCACATGGATCTCGGCTGGCTTGAGAGCTTCTACCTGCGCCTCTACTCAAAGGGCCCCCTCTTCATCTACGGGGAGTACTACTCCCTCTCGCCCGATAAAACGGACGACCTCTACGAGCTCTACCGCTACTCCAACGTCTCGCCGGTCCTCAACATACCCATACGGGAGGAGATAGTCAGGACGTTCGCGGTCTTCGGTGGCCTTGACGCTCTCTCAGAGGAGCTTGAGGACTATTACTCCCTCTTCACCTATCCCAATAAGCAACTCAACTTCCTGGACAGCCACGACCTCGTTCGCTTCCTCAACGCGGCGGGGAGGAAGGACAGGGTGGAGCGCTTCCACATGGCACTGGCCTTGACCATGACCTTGCCCGGAATTCCGGTGATATACTACGGCGACGAGAGCTACCTGGTGAGCGGGGACGGAAAGGGCGACCCGTACAACAGGCCGATGATGGTGTTTAACAACACCACCGAGGCCGCCCACATAATCAGAACCCTGGCTGAGCTGAGGAAGACCAACGACGCCTTAGCTTTCGGCGACTTCAAAACCCTTTACGCCGACTACAACACCTGGGCCTTCGAGAGAACCTTTGGAAGCCACAAAATTTTCGTGGTCATGAACAAAGGCTCTCCGAGGAACCTCACGGTTTCCCTGGATTGGGGGGACGGAACCTACCGCGACGCGTTGAGCGGTGCCGAGATGAGGGTTTCCGGTGGAGAGGCCTCGCTCGAACTCCCGCGCAACAGCTTCTACGTCTTCCACGTCGAAGGGGAGCAGGGAGAACCTCTCATCGGCTCGGTGACTCCATACACCGCCCAGCCCGGTCAGAGGGTTCTCATCGGAGGGGCGGGCTTCGGCTCCTCGGGAAGGGTTATCATCGGCGGCGTCGAGGCGAGGGTCATCTCATGGAACTCAACCGAGATACTCGTCGAGGTTCCCGAAGTGAAAACTCGGAAGGCTTGGCTCGACGTCGTGGTCGAAACCGGGGGAAAGGCCAGCGACCCGGCAAAGCTGCGCTACTACTCCGGGAACGACGTTCCGGTTCTCCTCGTGCTGAACGCCACAAACATCACGGGCCAGCTCTGGATTAGGGGCAGCCTCCCGGAGCTGGCTGAACCAAGGCCCCTGCTCAAATCATCGACCGGCCACTACTTCACCGTCGTTCCGCTCCCCAACGGGACGGCCTTCGAGGTCGAACTTTACCGCGGTCTCCGCTGGGAAAACCTTGAGCCGACCGGCCTGGTCTACCACGGGACGGCGAACGGCACGGTGGTGCTTGAGCAGGGCCCCTTGCAATCCACAACGACGGCTCCTGAAAAAACCTGCGGGCCGGCCGCGCTCCTGCTCATCGCCCTGCTCCCGCTCCTTCGCGGGCGGCGTCAGTAG
- a CDS encoding PH domain-containing protein, which translates to MSEKLPKAASRILEEGERVLFTVRKKISLEKPKWLLITDRRIIYLDEKVLGRYEVKAIPYQKLEEVKVELGVVSSEFLIKGEENIRLKLGWMNKEQARETINAIKDALNAIAIEPVTIEVKKGLTHETWTLKKPKELVSRVVPAGTTVQHQPAVEKKEDPLEKLKKLKELYDMGVISQEEYEEKRKKLLDQI; encoded by the coding sequence ATGAGCGAAAAACTTCCCAAGGCCGCCTCCAGGATTCTTGAGGAGGGGGAGAGGGTTCTCTTCACCGTGAGGAAGAAGATAAGCCTGGAAAAGCCCAAGTGGCTCCTTATAACCGACAGGAGGATAATCTACCTGGACGAGAAGGTCCTCGGGAGGTACGAGGTCAAGGCCATTCCCTACCAGAAGCTCGAGGAGGTCAAGGTCGAGCTGGGGGTTGTGTCCTCGGAGTTCCTCATAAAGGGCGAGGAGAACATAAGGCTCAAGCTCGGCTGGATGAACAAGGAACAGGCGAGAGAAACGATAAACGCCATAAAGGACGCCCTCAACGCGATAGCCATCGAACCGGTGACGATAGAGGTGAAGAAGGGCCTCACCCACGAGACGTGGACGCTCAAGAAGCCCAAGGAGCTGGTTAGCAGGGTCGTTCCTGCAGGAACCACCGTCCAGCACCAGCCGGCAGTGGAGAAGAAGGAAGATCCGCTGGAAAAGCTGAAGAAGCTCAAGGAGCTCTACGACATGGGCGTGATAAGCCAGGAGGAGTACGAGGAGAAGAGGAAGAAGCTACTCGACCAGATTTAG